From Carassius gibelio isolate Cgi1373 ecotype wild population from Czech Republic chromosome B23, carGib1.2-hapl.c, whole genome shotgun sequence, the proteins below share one genomic window:
- the flnb gene encoding filamin-B isoform X1, with protein sequence MMGDFKYSVTAAAINLADDAPWKKIQKNTFTRWCNEHLKSVELQISDLKFDLSDGLILISLLEVLSHKRMFRKYHTRPTFRQLKLDNVSVALEFLDHEKVRLVSIDSKAIVDGNLKLILGLVWTLIQHYSISTPVWEDEANESVSKLTPEMRLLGWIQNKVPELPITNFSQDWQDGKALGALVDGLAPGLCPDWESWDTVHRVSNTKEAMQQADDWLGVPQLIAPEEILDPAVDEQSVMTYLSLFPKARLKPGAPLKPKKVPKPKACRATGRGLQSKGIRVGQLAQFKVDTHKAGPGNLEVNIRDPNGKEVAVTQKDTHEGVYTFEYTPTATGDHTVEITWVGQHIAKSPFKVNVGSKAGPQKIRAWGPGLEGGTVGLSADFLVESVGADSGMLGFAIEGPSKAKIECDDRNDGSCLVRFWSTEAGEYAVHVMCDDEEIQDSPFMTSIRPKRKDFHPEKVTVEGPGVSQTGCIVNLQTKFTVDTRRAGEGELKVYAQRADGECVDVIVASEQSGVFVCSYIPSSLSKHTIAVAWGGVMVPGSPFIVTPRKIKITPCSPVWFKPDGSEVYYSDDEMDLDEDFPENVRPGGHGELVMNIISPSNIQADASKVRAHGPGLKEGFVGEQAEFIIDTSRAGSGRLAIRVDGPCEVTLQCLDNQDGTCTVFYLPKEHGMYKINVLFDNSHITGSPFQPVIKKPIDPSKVLATDLDLLQGRVGEPCIVNINCPMAGSGAPSVQAVSDSGVIVQTEVKENEDGTYTAVYVPLTGGVYTLLLKYGEKEVPFRKVMVNPKAYKSHVKVSRRGEKTPIGVVASDWETDTCQVVANGLGLQKGLTGHPNVFRVNASRSSVGDLDITVEGPSECQVTCEDSDEGIYNVEYTPSVPGDYKVTITCGENHIPGSPFIASVKDVSSTVDSGVCLQSGICVSSNTDTHGTEVPEIKYSGQGIYRSSPPPSVEDTDSFIDPQRPCGSSSPIQFQTLPSRERNTENPSACGGDMAEVIVPGFKGGICGKTPQSFTIDCSSSGETPETVAVVRPDGSFELLEVTDSGDGTYTVVYLPTMDGCHLLMVKFTNDESFNRHFKFEVLPIDDTAQVDVSGPGLTSGVCAWRPQTFTVDCTCTRKVPQFVAIMTPDGLTETIEVEDNGDWTYTVNYTPSMEGLHSLMVKYAEDHSFCSPFHFHVLPVPNSDDKHCGGKGFRNGTAVLELGLEAQVCVNTPQTFTINGSSTGEPPETVAVVTPDGTIKLLNAKDNGDDTYLVSYSSSAEGSHSIMVKYTNDDSFRSLLRFHAIPSHSGSSVKDVLNKEEGWSQEESVHAKAPQILANGCSVEPETVATMTANAPNRSIELADVMENKDRTCSPDMEGCNSVMDKYINEETLRSISEIPEDFTVGHTEPKICAPIPQSFKIGCSKSGKPPECALMISPNGKTELTEVKENADGTYSVKYSPNIEGLHSLMVKYVDDESYCNALRFHVLPVKDQHVSNATEVCGGQLKGDICAQTPRTFTTCCKTSEAPEIDPMKADGSTKLVKGLNNENKINAVNHTSSAEGLHSSAIRDPSEEDFQNHQLPSSCKPQGFQNKVEGRNVIPLGAINQAGFLSCDIVLPSDLSEGEITGEVITPSGKTAQPSVIDNKDGTIMLKFDPSEEGLHQLLIKSSRNDLPELPLQYYANSLPNRSTMAYGRGLVYGIADETATFTICQEDSASSELDITIEGPSEADVCCLDNEDGSCTVSYFPTEPGDYEIQIQNDDVPIRGSPFKSRIADGNVRRSQVKLGSAANFTLDITEDDISQLSASIMSPAGNNVPCLLRTQPDSHLGVSFIPRETGEHLVSIMKDGEHVSKSPISLSISQAEMGDSSKVKAFGPGLHTGHTFCTSEFVVDTWDAGYGGLTVVIEGPSKVDVHTEELEHGTCNISYCPIKAGNYKISIKFSDEHIPGSPFTAVVTDRGLMRENITYNQKATHIASIGSECSLAFKVPGTDAEMLSAYVHEPSGRPGEAVVVATGSDTYAVSFLAKEMGVYNVTVNIQDQTIPGWPLQYTVGPLGQGGCEKVQVWGQGLQKALASVPADFNIWSREAGAGTLSVSVEGPGKIELHFDDQLDGSCIVSYTAQEPGDYEVSVMFDEEHVSQSPFYVSVSAATDKNLTQGQNGSAIDHNQMCNSSEGPSLSDMEINTTSDSSAEPVFLSDASKVICHGPGLSKGFLGRKNTFYVDCSKAGRNLLFVGMHGPTVPCERVSIIHVGGHQYRINYAVKERGKYILAVKWGDEHIPGSPFHITVL encoded by the exons ATGATGGGTGATTTTAAATATAGTGTTACTGCAGCTGCAATCAACCTGGCAGATGATGCACCATGGAAGAAGATCCAGAAAAACACCTTCACGCGCTGGTGCAACGAACACCTGAAGTCTGTGGAGCTGCAGATCAGCGATCTCAAGTTCGATCTGAGCGATGGCCTCATCCTTATCTCACTGCTGGAGGTACTGAGCCATAAGAGGATGTTTAGAAAGTACCACACGCGACCAACCTTCAGACAGCTCAAGCTAGACAATGTTTCGGTGGCTCTGGAGTTTTTGGATCATGAAAAAGTGAGGTTGGTGTCTATAG ACAGTAAGGCCATAGTGGACGGGAACTTGAAGCTGATCCTGGGTCTAGTCTGGACCCTGATACAGCATTACTCCATCTCCACCCCAGTGTGGGAGGATGAGGCAAACGAATCAGTCTCCAAACTGACTCCAGAGATGAGGCTTCTGGGATGGATCCAAAACAAAGTCCCTGAGCTGCCCATAACTAACTTCAGCCAGGACTGGCAGGATGGCAAGGCCCTCGGTGCATTAGTGGATGGACTGGCACCAG GCTTGTGTCCTGACTGGGAGAGTTGGGACACAGTGCATCGGGTGAGTAACACTAAAGAAGCCATGCAGCAAGCTGATGATTGGCTTGGCGTTCCACAG CTCATAGCCCCAGAGGAGATTCTTGATCCAGCTGTGGATGAGCAGTCAGTGATGACATACCTCTCACTTTTCCCCAAAGCCAGACTGAAACCTGGAGCTCCACTCAAGCCAAAGAAAG tgcctaAACCCAAAGCCTGTCGTGCCACAGGACGGGGACTGCAGTCCAAAGGCATAAGAGTAGGTCAGCTGGCCCAGTTTAAGGTGGACACCCACAAAGCTGGGCCTGGAAATCTGGAGGTCAATATTAGAGACCCCA ATGGCAAGGAAGTGGCTGTTACTCAGAAGGACACACATGAAGGTGTATATACCTTTGAATATACACCCACTGCTACAGGAGATCACACAGTGGAGATCACTTGGGTTGGTCAGCACATTGCCAAGAG CCCATTTAAAGTCAATGTTGGTTCAAAAGCTGGGCCACAGAAGATCCGGGCATGGGGACCAGGACTGGAGGGAGGGACTGTGGGTTTGTCAGCTGATTTCTTAGTGGAATCCGTTGGTGCAGATTCGGGCATGCTGG GTTTTGCCATTGAAGGTCCATCTAAGGCAAAGATTGAGTGTGATGACCGTAATGATGGCTCCTGCCTTGTGCGGTTCTGGTCAACTGAGGCCGGTGAGTATGCTGTACACGTAATGTGTGACGATGAAGAAATCCAGGACAGTCCCTTCATGACCTCCATCAGACCTAAGAGAAAAGACTTCCACCCTGAAAAG GTGACAGTAGAAGGACCAGGTGTTTCCCAAACCGGCTGCATAGTGAACCTTCAAACCAAATTCACAGTAGATACCAGGCGAGCTGGTGAAGGAGAACTTAAAGTTTATGCTCAG AGAGCAGATGGAGAGTGTGTAGATGTCATTGTTGCTTCTGAACAATCTGGTGTCTTTGTCTGCTCCTACATCCCGTCATCTCTCTCCAAACACACCATTGCTGTGGCTTGGGGAGGAGTCATGGTTCCCGGGAGTCCTTTCATT GTGACACCTCGCAAGATTAAGATTACACCTTGTAGCCCAGTCTGGTTTAAACCAGATGGCTCGGAAGTGTATTACTCTG ATGACGAGATGGACCTTGATGAAGACTTCCCAGAGAACGTACGGCCTGGAGGCCATGGAGAGCTTGTTATGAACATAATCAGCCCATCAAACATCCAAGCCGATGCCTCAAAG GTAAGAGCTCATGGTCCAGGCCTAAAAGAAGGTTTTGTTGGAGAACAGGCTGAGTTCATCATTGACACAAGCAGAGCAGGCAGTGGAAGACTTGCCATAAGAGTGGATGGACCCTGTGAAGTTACTCTCCAATGTCTGGACAATCAAGATGGCACTTGTACAGTGTTTTACCTTCCCAAAGAGCATGggatgtataaaataaatgtccTTTTTGACAACTCTCACATAACTGGCTCTCCATTCCAGCCTGTTATAAAGAAGCCGATTGACCCCTCTAAGGTTTTGGCTACAGACCTTGATCTGCTACAGGGGAGAGTCGGTGAACCTTGCATTGTAAATATAAACTGCCCAATGGCAGGATCTGGAGCTCCATCTGTGCAGGCTGTCTCCGACTCAGGAGTCATTGTCCAAACAGAAGTGAAGGAGAATGAAGACGGCACCTACACAGCGGTTTATGTGCCTCTAACTGGAGGCGTATATACGCTGCTTCTGAAATATGGAGAAAAGGAGGTGCCCTTTCGTAAAGTTATGGTTAATCCAAAGGCCTACAAAAGCCATGTAAAAGTGAGCAGACGAGGTGAAAAGACCCCTATAG GCGTTGTGGCTAGTGATTGGGAAACTGATACATGTCAAGTTGTTGCAAATGGTTTGGGTCTCCAAAAGGGCCTGACTGGACATCCTAATGTGTTTCGTGTAAATGCCAG CAGATCTTCAGTTGGTGATTTGGACATAACAGTGGAGGGTCCGTCTGAGTGTCAGGTGACATGTGAAGACAGCGatgaaggcatttataatgtGGAATATACTCCTTCAGTGCCTGGTGACTATAAGGTCACCATTACCTGTGGAGAGAACCACATTCCAG GAAGTCCATTTATTGCATCAGTGAAGGATGTTTCAAGTACTGTGGACTCTGGAGTCTGTCTGCAGTCAGGGATCTGTGTATCTTCAAATACCGATACCCATG GTACTGAAGTGCCAGAAATCAAATACAGCGGACAAGGGATTTACAGGTCAAGTCCACCTCCATCAGTGGAAGACACAGATTCCTTCATAGATCCTCAGAGACCTTGTGGAAGCAGCAG TCCCATCCAGTTCCAAACACTGCCTAGCCGTGAGCGTAATACAGAGAATCCCTCAGCTTGTGGTGGGGATATGGCAGAGGTGATTGTTCCTGGTTTTAAAGGTGGAATCTGTGGTAAAACCCCTCAAAGTTTTACGATTGACTGTAGTAGCAGTGGAGAAACACCAGAGACTGTTGCTGTGGTGAGACCCGATG GTTCCTTCGAGCTTCTGGAGGTGACAGACAGTGGAGATGGCACTTATACTGTTGTCTATTTGCCCACCATGGATGGCTGTCATTTGTTAATGGTGAAATTCACAAATGATGAGAGCTTTAATCG acaTTTCAAGTTTGAAGTGTTGCCAATAGATGACACTGCTCAAGTTGATGTATCAGGTCCAGGTCTGACATCAGGGGTGTGTGCCTGGCGTCCTCAAACATTTACTGTCGACTGCACCTGCACAAGAAAAGTCCCACAGTTTGTTGCCATAATGACACCAGATG GCTTGACTGAGACGATAGAGGTTGAAGACAATGGCGATTGGACATACACTGTAAACTACACTCCTTCAATGGAAGGCCTTCATTCTCTGATGGTCAAATATGCTGAAGACCATTCCTTTTGCAG TCCTTTCCACTTTCATGTGTTGCCTGTGCCTAATTCTGATGATAAACACTGTGGAGGTAAAGGCTTTAGGAATGGTACTGCAGTTTTGGAATTGGGCTTAGAGGCACAAGTGTGTGTAAACACTCCTCAGACCTTCACAATCAATGGCAGTAGCACTGGAGAGCCGCCAGAGACTGTAGCTGTTGTTACACCTGATG GAACAATCAAGCTATTAAATGCAAAAGACAATGGAGATGACACATACTTGGTGTCATACTCCTCTTCTGCTGAAGGATCTCACTCAATTATGGTCAAATATACCAATGATGATTCCTTTAGAAG TCTTCTCAGGTTTCATGCAATACCTTCTCACTCTGGTAGCAGTGTTAAAGATGTCTTAAACAAAGAGGAAGGTTGGAGTCAGGAGGAAAGTGTCCACGCTAAAGCTCCTCAGATACTTGCTAATGGCTGCAGTGTGGAACCAGAGACTGTCGCCACAATGACCGCTAATGCTCCCAACC GTTCAATCGAACTTGCAGATGTGATGGAAAACAAGGACAGAACTTGTTCACCGGATATGGAGGGCTGTAATTCTGTTATGGATAAATACATCAATGAAGAGACTTTAAGAAG CATCTCTGAGATCCCGGAAGACTTTACAGTTGGACATACAGAACCAAAGATTTGTGCTCCAATCCCTCAGTCGTTCAAAATCGGCTGCAGTAAATCTGGGAAGCCCCCTGAGTGTGCGCTGATGATCTCCCCCAACG GAAAGACTGAACTGACAGAGGTTAAAGAAAACGCAGATGGGACTTACTCCGTTAAATATTCTCCAAACATAGAAGGTCTTCATTCCTTGATGGTCAAATATGTTGATGATGAGTCATATTGCAA TGCTCTGAGATTCCATGTCCTGCCTGTAAAGGATCAACATGTATCCAATGCAACTGAGGTTTGTGGCGGACAATTAAAGGGAGATATCTGTGCTCAAACTCCTCGGACTTTCACAACTTGCTGCAAGACTAGCGAGGCCCCGGAGATTGACCCTATGAAAGCCGATG GCAGTACAAAACTTGTTAAAGGGTTAAATAATGAGAACAAGATCAATGCTGTAAATCACACATCCTCTGCTGAAGGCTTGCACTCCTCCGCTATCAGAGATCCCAGTGAGGAGGATTTTCAAAA TCACCAGCTGCCGTCATCATGCAAACCTCAAGGTTTTCAAAACAAG GTTGAGGGCAGAAATGTAATTCCTCTTGGAGCCATTAATCAAGCAGGGTTTCTATCATGTGATATAGTGCTGCCATCAGACTTAAGTGAAGGTGAAATTACAG GTGAGGTGATCACGCCGTCTGGAAAGACAGCACAGCCCAGCGTGATTGATAACAAAGACGGCACCATCATGCTAAAGTTTGATCCTTCAGAAGAGGGTCTTCACCAGCTACTTATTAAATCATCCAGAAATGATCTACCAG AACTTCCACTGCAGTATTATGCTAATAGTCTTCCTAATCGCAGCACTATGGCCTATGGACGTGGCCTTGTGTATGGAATTGCAGATGAGACTGCAACATTCACCATCTGTCAGGAAGATTCAGCCTCGA GTGAGCTGGACATCACAATTGAGGGTCCGTCTGAGGCAGATGTGTGCTGCTTGGACAATGAAGATGGCTCTTGTACTGTGAGTTACTTCCCAACTGAGCCTGGAGATTATGAGATCCAGATACAAAATGATGACGTGCCTATCCGAGGTAGTCCCTTCAAGTCCAGAATTGCCG ATGGAAATGTGAGAAGGTCACAGGTAAAACTGGGCAGTGCGGCTAACTTTACCCTGGACATCACTGAAGACGATATAAGCCAGCTCTCAGCCAGCATCATGTCACCCGCAGGCAATAATGTTCCCTGTTTGCTGAGAACACAACCTGACAGCCATCTGG GTGTATCATTCATCCCCAGAGAAACTGGTGAGCATCTGGTCAGCATCATGAAGGACGGTGAGCATGTGAGCAAAAGTCCCATCTCGCTTTCCATCAGTCAGGCGGAGATGGGAGATAGCAGCAAGGTGAAAGCCTTCGGCCCCGGCTTACATACAGGGCACACCTTCTGCACATCTGAATTTGTGGTTGACACTTGGGATGCAG GATATGGTGGGCTAACAGTTGTAATTGAGGGTCCCAGTAAGGTAGATGTTCACACTGAAGAGCTGGAGCACGGAACATGCAATATATCGTACTGCCCAATCAAGGCTGGGAATTACAAAATCTCCATTAAATTCTCTGATGAACACATTCCAG GGAGTCCTTTTACGGCTGTGGTGACAGACCGTGGGCTTATGAGAGAGAACATCACCTACAACCAGAAAGCCACTCATATTGCCAGCATTGGGAGTGAATGCAGCTTAGCCTTCAAAGTCCCAG GTACTGATGCTGAGATGCTGTCTGCTTATGTGCATGAGCCCTCGGGACGTCCAGGAGAGGCAGTTGTTGTTGCCACAGGCAGTGACACCTATGCAGTGAGCTTTCTAGCTAAAGAGATGGGAGTTTATAATGTGACTGTAAATATCCAAGATCAGACAATCCCTGGCTGGCCACTGCAGTACACCGTCGGCCCACTTGGACAGGGAGGATGTGAAAAGGTCCAGGTGTGGGGGCAAGGCCTTCAAAAAGCTTTAGCAAGTGTTCCAG ctgACTTTAATATTTGGTCCCGTGAGGCCGGAGCAGGAACTCTGTCTGTCTCAGTAGAGGGTCCTGGAAAGATTGAGCTCCACTTCGACGATCAGCTGGATGGTTCTTGCATTGTGTCCTACACGGCTCAAGAGCCTG GTGACTATGAGGTTTCAGTCATGTTTGATGAGGAGCATGTTTCTCAAAGCCCTTTCTATGTGTCTGTCAGTGCTGCCACAGATAAGAATCTCACGCAAGGACAAAATGGCTCTG CTATCGATCATAATCAGATGTGTAACAGTTCTGAGGGACCCTCTCTGTCAGACATGGAGATAAACACAACATCTGACAGCAGTGCTGAGCCAGTTTTCCTGTCTGATGCTAGTAAAGTCATCTGCCATGGCCCAGGCCTGAGTAAGGGCTTTCTAGGACGCAAAAACACTTTTTATGTGGACTGCAGTAAAGCTG GACGAAACCTTCTCTTTGTGGGTATGCATGGCCCCACCGTCCCCTGCGAGCGGGTGTCAATCATTCACGTGGGCGGACATCAGTACAGGATCAACTATGCTGtgaaagaaagaggaaaataCATATTAGCAGTGAAGTGGGGAGATGAACACATCCCTGGATCTCCATTCCATATTACTGTTCTGTGA